A single window of Thalassoroseus pseudoceratinae DNA harbors:
- a CDS encoding TolC family protein encodes MCKFISVLLALTVSVSVGCSSPPVLNGKVTGPIETLTRYQPVAYSEGETDKSVESDRPKSEMAVPEELAPVSSETVMVFEVTSLPELVNLTVESHPRLGDVSWAVNAAKGQAFQAGLYPNPSVDLTGNELGDRTGPGGIWSLFASQEIVTANKLELSEAARLKEVDQASLTVISEQYRLLTDIRQAFFEALTLQRRAEILTNLVQLAEESVSNANELMKAKEAAELDVVQLEVDLERYRADLQATRQALPGVYQKLAASVGRHDLPISKLVGDLETQLPNYDLDEVRWYVLGIHPEIRSAQIGVEQARLELCRAEVEPIPNVTVGAGYTHQSQNRSEDWDIGVSLPIPVWNKNQGNILTAQSRVHRAANQVGVIENEIATRLSAAFATYSAARERSERYKTAILPKAERTYELSRKAYQGGQFEYLRVLQAQRAVAETNLEYIRSLGEMWQSASQIAGLMLEDQWPLAPVGPAK; translated from the coding sequence ATGTGCAAATTCATTTCGGTATTGCTTGCGCTTACCGTCTCGGTGTCCGTCGGATGTTCTTCGCCACCTGTTTTGAATGGCAAAGTGACGGGGCCGATTGAGACATTGACCCGGTATCAGCCGGTCGCTTATTCGGAAGGCGAGACCGACAAGTCTGTTGAGTCAGACAGGCCGAAATCGGAGATGGCTGTTCCTGAAGAATTGGCACCCGTGTCTTCCGAAACCGTCATGGTCTTTGAAGTGACGAGTTTGCCGGAATTGGTGAACTTGACCGTGGAGAGCCATCCGCGACTTGGGGACGTCAGTTGGGCGGTCAACGCAGCAAAAGGCCAAGCCTTCCAAGCCGGGCTTTATCCGAATCCATCTGTCGACCTCACCGGTAATGAACTGGGTGATCGCACCGGGCCGGGAGGAATTTGGAGCCTGTTTGCCAGTCAGGAAATTGTCACTGCGAACAAACTCGAACTGAGCGAAGCGGCCAGACTCAAAGAGGTCGATCAAGCATCATTGACGGTCATCAGCGAGCAATACCGCCTGCTGACCGATATCCGTCAGGCATTCTTTGAAGCGTTGACGCTACAGCGTCGGGCCGAAATTCTCACGAACCTTGTCCAGCTGGCTGAAGAGTCGGTTTCCAACGCCAACGAGTTAATGAAGGCAAAAGAAGCCGCCGAACTCGATGTCGTGCAATTGGAAGTGGACCTCGAACGATATCGAGCAGACTTGCAAGCGACTCGGCAAGCCTTGCCAGGGGTGTATCAAAAACTCGCTGCGAGCGTTGGCCGACATGACCTACCCATCTCCAAACTGGTCGGGGATTTGGAAACCCAGCTGCCCAATTACGATCTCGACGAAGTTCGGTGGTACGTCCTGGGAATTCATCCTGAAATCCGGTCGGCACAAATTGGGGTCGAACAAGCGCGTCTGGAGTTGTGCCGAGCGGAAGTCGAACCCATTCCGAACGTCACCGTGGGGGCGGGTTACACGCACCAGAGTCAAAACCGTTCGGAGGACTGGGATATCGGTGTGAGCTTACCGATTCCGGTCTGGAACAAGAACCAAGGCAACATTCTGACTGCACAATCTCGGGTGCATCGAGCCGCGAATCAGGTCGGCGTGATTGAAAACGAAATCGCCACTCGGTTGTCAGCGGCATTCGCCACGTATTCCGCAGCCCGTGAGCGTTCAGAGCGATACAAAACGGCCATCCTCCCGAAAGCCGAACGCACCTACGAATTGTCGCGTAAGGCGTACCAAGGTGGACAGTTCGAATATCTCCGTGTTCTCCAGGCACAACGGGCCGTGGCAGAAACCAATCTCGAATACATTCGCTCGTTGGGCGAAATGTGGCAATCCGCGAGTCAAATTGCCGGGCTGATGCTCGAAGACCAGTGGCCGCTCGCCCCAGTAGGGCCAGCAAAATAA
- a CDS encoding ArdC family protein produces the protein MALSGYADARGFRQWKQVERTVKKSERGFPILVPLRKRVTVEEDNGETAQRSVLYGFKHTIVFGLEQTEGKPLPPADPRIHEWIESLPLLDVARHWGITVEVYSGRSTGPLGKFRFDGHIALGVENLATWSHEMVHAADHRLGHVKERGQHWRSEIVA, from the coding sequence GTGGCTCTTTCCGGCTATGCCGACGCCCGTGGATTTCGTCAGTGGAAGCAGGTTGAACGAACGGTCAAGAAAAGCGAACGCGGCTTTCCAATCTTGGTTCCGCTCCGTAAACGAGTGACGGTTGAAGAGGACAACGGCGAAACGGCTCAGCGATCGGTCCTTTACGGATTCAAGCACACGATTGTGTTTGGCCTGGAGCAAACCGAAGGGAAGCCGTTGCCGCCCGCCGATCCCCGCATTCATGAATGGATCGAATCGCTTCCGCTACTGGATGTTGCGAGGCATTGGGGAATCACGGTCGAAGTCTACAGCGGTCGATCGACGGGTCCGCTCGGCAAGTTCCGCTTCGATGGTCACATCGCGCTTGGGGTCGAGAACTTGGCGACGTGGTCCCACGAAATGGTTCATGCCGCCGATCATCGGCTTGGTCATGTGAAAGAACGCGGCCAACACTGGCGAAGTGAAATCGTGGCCTAG
- a CDS encoding efflux RND transporter periplasmic adaptor subunit codes for MLFYRLPLCRPDRFFSWLEPKIRWVWSAGFLVTTLSLIIAAIVVLIDQRQVMVSSVPAAVGWNTLFVVWGMICLATCIHECGHGLTCKHFGGEVPDAGLLLMFFMPCFYCNVSDAWLIREKSRRLWITLAGAYADLCVWAFAVFVWRVTVPETLVHHVAFVLFSVCGTRSLLNLNPFLKLDGYYLLSDFLEIPNLRASANTYWMAHVRWLLWGAERPQPEPRGRILIIYGIFVWVTAIVFLDFLLFGMLDLFDGKSLWLGWLMVLLLMSYGTKRVFKGFFASEFAMMIRSRYRRTFIWCGLVLTIPMLLIFVPWNRTAKGQFVVRPATRVEVHSEVEGFLYKIHVEEGDVIVSGDVIAELKSPALESQIIRKKAEIQEVTATLARLRVGPRPQLVAEQREKARRAEVWLQHANDELARAKITLEQELLRLNLEIEQQKHEQSFVQASLVRSQKLYEQGAMAGEQYRAERMKAMVVDAKLQQAQSRYDSRKMQGVRAAEAELTRRQHELAAAKAEQALLEAGTRTEDIQAELAKLTRLEAELEFLKAEQTKLKIASPVSGVVATQHMQEKYGQLVLKGGLVCIVENIENARIEITVPEEDVAGLEVGQHVQMKARSLPFELVEARVEKIAPTIAAPEVIGQQPTPTTNTFTVYCGVDNPDGELKTGMTGFARISRDETALGSLLINKVLKYVRTEFWW; via the coding sequence TTGTTATTTTATCGACTTCCGCTTTGTCGGCCGGATCGATTCTTTAGTTGGCTCGAACCAAAGATTCGCTGGGTTTGGTCGGCTGGGTTTCTTGTCACGACGTTATCGCTAATCATTGCGGCTATTGTTGTCTTGATTGATCAACGCCAAGTGATGGTGTCATCCGTGCCGGCAGCGGTTGGCTGGAACACTTTATTTGTCGTTTGGGGAATGATTTGCCTAGCAACATGTATTCATGAGTGTGGCCACGGACTCACCTGCAAGCACTTCGGTGGAGAAGTTCCTGACGCAGGCTTGCTGTTGATGTTCTTCATGCCTTGTTTCTACTGCAATGTTTCAGACGCTTGGCTCATTCGCGAAAAGTCGCGGCGGCTTTGGATTACTCTGGCGGGAGCGTATGCCGATCTATGCGTTTGGGCATTTGCCGTCTTTGTTTGGCGGGTGACCGTCCCTGAGACTCTGGTTCACCACGTGGCCTTCGTGCTGTTCTCAGTCTGTGGTACGCGATCGCTGCTGAACTTGAATCCGTTTCTTAAACTGGATGGCTATTATCTCCTCAGTGATTTTCTAGAAATCCCTAATCTCAGAGCGTCCGCAAATACGTATTGGATGGCTCACGTTCGATGGCTTCTCTGGGGGGCCGAGCGACCACAGCCAGAGCCACGTGGCCGAATTCTGATCATCTATGGAATCTTCGTTTGGGTGACAGCGATTGTCTTCCTCGACTTCCTGTTGTTTGGCATGTTGGATTTGTTTGATGGCAAATCTCTGTGGCTCGGTTGGCTAATGGTCCTCTTACTCATGTCGTATGGTACGAAGCGAGTCTTCAAAGGTTTCTTTGCAAGTGAGTTTGCTATGATGATCCGTTCTCGTTATCGACGCACATTCATTTGGTGCGGACTGGTCCTGACCATACCCATGCTACTGATATTCGTGCCTTGGAACCGCACGGCGAAAGGGCAATTTGTCGTCCGACCGGCCACGCGGGTAGAAGTGCATTCAGAGGTCGAAGGATTTCTATACAAAATTCATGTCGAAGAAGGTGATGTGATTGTATCTGGGGATGTGATTGCCGAACTCAAGTCACCGGCTCTTGAAAGTCAGATCATTCGCAAGAAAGCGGAAATTCAAGAAGTAACCGCCACTTTAGCCAGATTGCGAGTCGGGCCACGACCTCAACTGGTTGCCGAGCAACGTGAGAAAGCTCGCCGAGCAGAAGTTTGGTTACAGCATGCGAACGATGAACTAGCCCGGGCAAAGATCACTTTGGAACAGGAGCTGTTGCGGTTAAACCTAGAGATCGAGCAACAGAAGCACGAACAGTCGTTTGTCCAAGCATCACTCGTTCGGTCTCAGAAATTATATGAACAAGGGGCAATGGCGGGTGAACAGTATCGCGCTGAGCGGATGAAGGCTATGGTTGTCGACGCCAAACTCCAGCAGGCGCAATCGCGATATGATTCTCGAAAGATGCAGGGCGTGCGGGCCGCAGAGGCGGAATTAACTCGACGGCAGCATGAACTCGCAGCCGCAAAAGCCGAGCAAGCCCTCTTGGAAGCAGGCACGCGCACCGAAGATATTCAAGCAGAACTAGCCAAACTGACACGATTGGAGGCGGAACTGGAGTTTCTTAAAGCGGAGCAGACGAAGCTCAAGATTGCATCGCCGGTGAGCGGTGTGGTCGCGACCCAACATATGCAGGAGAAGTATGGTCAACTCGTGCTCAAAGGCGGCTTGGTCTGCATCGTCGAAAACATTGAGAACGCCCGAATCGAAATCACGGTACCAGAGGAAGATGTCGCGGGGCTAGAAGTTGGCCAACACGTGCAAATGAAGGCCCGCTCGTTGCCGTTTGAACTGGTCGAAGCTCGCGTGGAGAAAATCGCTCCAACGATAGCCGCACCTGAAGTGATTGGTCAGCAGCCCACCCCGACAACGAATACTTTTACCGTCTATTGTGGTGTCGACAACCCCGATGGTGAACTGAAGACGGGAATGACCGGTTTCGCTCGCATCTCA
- a CDS encoding efflux RND transporter permease subunit, with protein sequence MLNAIIRLALTHRTLVMAGCVVVLVYGGYLSTTLPIDVFPDLDRPRIVILTECPGLSSEEVETLVTYPLETAVLGANGVEDVRSQSSQGMNVIYIEFGWETDPRYARQIVSERLANVPMPPGIRPIMTPQASIMGQILHFGIHRRTGPQGGQLTAIEQTGLVAERTMADHKSQLTVWNPTQRNDLKTWKKVSVENVSWAEGQSDRLVIFDWNGRSHSVEFPTDLEDRMDLRTTADWLIRPRLLKLSGIAEVIVMGGDTKQYQVLVDPNRLQEYNVTLQEVEDAIQANNLNASGGFLVEGQSERSVRVIGRLGPLPEQVITDLQQTPVKMNADRAVLLHHVAQIVEGPAPKRGDASIDGHQGVVITIVKQPHADTRKLTDTVKTALHDAEAALPADVVINTDLFQLKNFIDRGIYYVEEALVIGAVLVVIVLFLFLLNLRTTFITLTAIPLSLVITTLVFRLVGKMTGAELSVNVMTLGGIAVAIGELVDDAIVDVENIFRRLGENNSSPNPKPPIVVVYLASMEIRSAIIFGTAVVVLAFMPLFALSGVEGRLFVPLGVAYIVSILASLLVSLTVTPVLSYYLLPQTQASHEHKDGLLLRCLKWMAGFLIRFSMRHATMLLLLTWAIVGFSVWQLTQLGADFLPKFDEGSVQVNVSLPGGSSLQASNEASTLIDAELRKLQKSPDNPDGPVLHFFRRTGRAELDEHAQPVNVGEYILTMNSEAAYDRDEFIDQLLDDLRANVPGVGIEAEQPLSHLISHMLSGVKAQIGIKIYGDDLDKLRELAGDVRNAIQDIPGVTPPIIDPQERVDELHVVLRPDDLSFYGLSREYVADFVQTALKGEAVSQVLEGQRRFDLVVKLDEPFHSDPYNLRELRLELPDGRGQIRLREVADFPQSASGPNVINRENVRRRQTIRCNVSGRDMESAVTEIENRVRNQVAMPTGYFVEFGGQFEAQRSATLLITVLAGVSVAGIFIVLMMLYPSTRITFQILNAIPTAFIGGVLALVITNQSLTVASMVGFISLSGIAVRNGILLVTHYFHLMEEEGEGFTDSMVLRGSLERLAPVLMTAITAVMGLLPIVVGGQKPGLEILYPVATVIVGGLVTSTFCEFLIHPGLFWKFSGKDAERLVRSDSSDEELLRAA encoded by the coding sequence ATGTTGAATGCCATTATTCGCCTCGCATTGACTCACCGGACATTAGTAATGGCTGGTTGTGTTGTCGTGCTCGTCTACGGCGGCTATCTGTCGACGACGCTGCCAATCGACGTGTTTCCCGACTTGGACCGTCCACGAATCGTGATTTTGACGGAATGTCCGGGGCTGTCGTCAGAAGAAGTCGAAACACTGGTGACCTACCCGCTTGAAACGGCGGTCTTGGGTGCGAATGGCGTGGAAGATGTTCGCAGCCAATCCAGCCAGGGTATGAACGTCATTTACATCGAATTCGGCTGGGAAACCGATCCGCGTTATGCCCGCCAGATTGTTTCTGAACGACTCGCGAATGTGCCGATGCCGCCAGGGATTCGTCCCATCATGACACCGCAGGCGTCGATCATGGGGCAGATTCTGCATTTCGGAATCCATCGGCGGACTGGTCCACAGGGCGGTCAATTGACCGCGATCGAGCAGACTGGCCTCGTTGCTGAACGGACGATGGCGGACCACAAATCCCAGCTCACCGTTTGGAATCCCACCCAACGCAATGATCTCAAAACCTGGAAAAAAGTTTCGGTCGAAAATGTGAGTTGGGCCGAAGGACAATCAGATCGCCTCGTGATATTCGATTGGAATGGCCGTTCGCATTCAGTGGAGTTTCCGACCGATCTCGAAGACCGAATGGATTTGCGAACGACCGCGGATTGGTTGATTCGGCCCCGTCTGTTGAAGTTGTCCGGCATTGCCGAAGTGATCGTCATGGGCGGTGACACGAAACAATATCAGGTCCTCGTCGATCCGAATCGGCTGCAAGAGTACAACGTCACTTTGCAAGAAGTCGAAGACGCAATTCAAGCGAATAATCTAAACGCCAGTGGTGGGTTTCTGGTCGAAGGTCAGAGCGAACGTTCGGTACGGGTGATCGGTCGGCTGGGACCGCTGCCGGAACAGGTCATCACCGATCTGCAGCAAACACCCGTCAAAATGAATGCCGATCGGGCCGTCTTACTGCATCACGTGGCCCAAATCGTCGAAGGTCCGGCCCCGAAACGTGGCGATGCGAGTATCGATGGTCACCAAGGCGTCGTGATCACCATCGTCAAACAACCCCACGCGGATACACGAAAACTCACCGACACTGTCAAAACAGCCCTTCACGATGCGGAAGCTGCGTTGCCTGCTGATGTCGTGATCAACACCGACTTGTTCCAACTCAAGAACTTCATTGATCGCGGCATTTATTATGTCGAAGAAGCGCTCGTCATCGGGGCCGTCCTCGTGGTGATCGTGTTGTTCCTGTTTTTGCTTAATCTTCGCACCACATTCATCACCCTCACTGCGATTCCATTGTCCTTGGTGATCACCACACTCGTCTTCCGACTCGTCGGCAAAATGACGGGAGCCGAACTATCGGTCAACGTGATGACACTCGGCGGGATTGCGGTCGCCATTGGGGAACTGGTGGATGATGCCATCGTCGATGTCGAGAACATCTTTCGCCGGTTGGGTGAAAACAACTCTAGCCCAAACCCCAAGCCTCCAATTGTGGTGGTTTATTTAGCGAGTATGGAAATTCGCTCGGCCATCATTTTCGGGACCGCGGTCGTGGTCTTGGCCTTCATGCCGCTGTTTGCCTTATCTGGAGTCGAAGGTCGACTGTTTGTGCCACTCGGGGTGGCTTATATCGTTTCAATTCTTGCTTCGCTGCTCGTCTCGCTAACAGTGACACCCGTCTTGTCATATTACTTGTTGCCACAAACGCAGGCGTCACACGAACACAAAGACGGACTCCTGTTGCGTTGCCTCAAATGGATGGCAGGTTTTCTAATCCGGTTCAGCATGCGGCATGCCACCATGTTACTGCTTTTAACTTGGGCGATCGTTGGATTCAGTGTTTGGCAACTCACGCAATTGGGGGCCGACTTCCTACCGAAGTTTGATGAAGGAAGTGTTCAAGTCAACGTGTCACTCCCGGGTGGTTCCTCACTGCAAGCCTCGAACGAAGCATCCACGTTGATCGACGCCGAACTACGAAAGCTACAGAAATCGCCGGACAATCCCGATGGCCCTGTGTTGCACTTCTTCCGGCGAACCGGTCGGGCTGAGTTAGACGAACACGCCCAACCAGTGAACGTCGGCGAATACATCCTCACGATGAACTCCGAAGCCGCCTATGACCGGGATGAGTTCATCGATCAGTTACTTGACGATTTAAGGGCCAACGTGCCGGGCGTGGGTATCGAAGCGGAACAACCGTTGTCGCACTTGATCAGCCACATGCTTTCAGGGGTCAAAGCACAGATCGGGATCAAAATCTACGGGGACGACTTAGACAAATTGCGAGAGTTAGCCGGTGACGTGCGGAATGCCATCCAGGATATTCCCGGGGTGACACCCCCGATTATCGATCCGCAAGAACGGGTGGATGAACTCCATGTCGTGCTGCGTCCCGACGATCTTTCTTTCTACGGGTTGAGCCGGGAGTATGTGGCCGATTTTGTGCAAACGGCCCTCAAAGGGGAAGCCGTCTCACAGGTCTTAGAGGGACAGCGGCGGTTCGATTTGGTGGTCAAACTTGATGAACCATTCCACTCGGACCCTTATAACCTTCGCGAGCTAAGACTCGAATTGCCAGACGGACGCGGCCAGATACGTCTTCGAGAGGTCGCGGATTTCCCGCAGTCTGCGAGTGGTCCCAACGTCATCAATCGGGAAAACGTCAGGCGACGGCAAACAATCCGGTGTAACGTCTCGGGACGTGACATGGAAAGTGCTGTCACCGAGATTGAAAACCGAGTGCGAAATCAAGTCGCAATGCCGACCGGTTACTTTGTCGAGTTTGGTGGGCAGTTCGAGGCTCAACGCTCGGCGACACTGTTGATCACGGTTCTCGCCGGTGTTTCGGTCGCGGGCATCTTTATCGTGTTGATGATGCTCTATCCATCCACCCGGATCACGTTTCAAATTCTCAATGCCATTCCAACCGCATTCATTGGCGGCGTGTTGGCACTCGTAATCACAAACCAATCGCTGACGGTGGCCAGTATGGTCGGCTTCATCTCGCTGAGTGGGATTGCCGTCCGCAATGGCATTCTGCTTGTGACGCACTACTTCCACCTGATGGAAGAAGAAGGCGAGGGTTTCACGGACAGTATGGTTTTGCGTGGCAGCTTGGAACGTTTGGCACCGGTACTGATGACCGCAATTACTGCGGTGATGGGACTGCTGCCGATCGTTGTTGGCGGGCAAAAGCCCGGGCTAGAGATTCTTTATCCGGTCGCAACGGTAATCGTTGGTGGACTCGTGACTTCGACGTTCTGTGAGTTCTTAATCCACCCTGGATTGTTTTGGAAGTTTTCAGGCAAGGATGCCGAGCGTTTGGTTCGCAGTGATAGTTCCGACGAGGAACTGCTGCGGGCAGCGTAA
- a CDS encoding efflux RND transporter periplasmic adaptor subunit codes for MKTILRILKPVLVLALFAAVGIAGYMTRDRWLPFLQHKQSEVTETTPSKAAKESETQTKIVLSDQAIDNLGLTAKSVKPQTYWKSIQVPGMVIDRPGRSDLGVVSPVDGVVSQINNFPGDTVQAGDVLYTIRLLSETLHRTQSDLFKATQDIELAEATRKRLKSASNALPESRIIEVDNQITRLQVSVRAYRQELATRGLTPDQIDQVAQGEFVREIDVVVPSQPSESNPPKPQPIIQTAADETELRPVATFEVEECEVELGHRVEAGQVLCLLANHQLLSVEGRAFRDETQLLERSAKEGWPVDIDFQENEAADWPPIEQIFPIRYIANNIDPVNRTFGFRMPLKNESRVVQHEDGVQLLWRFRPGQKVRILVRVERLDDVFVLPSDAVTRDLAEAFVFTQNVNTFERKPVRILAEDRLHTVIANDGSVIPGTYVVQNGAAQLNRMTKSRTGNDLPEGYHIHADGSLHKNESED; via the coding sequence ATGAAAACCATCTTACGAATTCTTAAGCCCGTGCTCGTTCTGGCACTGTTTGCTGCCGTGGGTATCGCGGGGTATATGACTCGGGATCGCTGGTTGCCATTTCTGCAACACAAACAGTCTGAAGTGACCGAGACCACGCCATCGAAAGCAGCAAAAGAGTCCGAAACACAAACAAAAATTGTGCTGTCGGATCAGGCGATCGACAATCTCGGACTGACTGCCAAGTCAGTCAAACCGCAAACCTATTGGAAGTCGATTCAAGTTCCCGGGATGGTCATCGATCGGCCTGGTCGAAGTGACCTGGGAGTTGTGTCGCCCGTGGACGGTGTGGTCTCGCAAATCAACAACTTCCCGGGCGATACGGTCCAAGCAGGGGACGTGCTGTATACGATTCGTCTTTTAAGTGAGACGTTGCACCGAACTCAATCCGATCTGTTCAAAGCCACGCAGGATATCGAGCTGGCGGAAGCGACTCGCAAACGGCTGAAGAGCGCGTCCAACGCCTTGCCGGAGTCTCGAATCATTGAGGTCGACAACCAAATCACCCGGCTGCAAGTCTCTGTACGTGCCTATCGGCAAGAACTCGCCACTCGTGGTTTGACGCCGGACCAAATCGATCAGGTCGCACAGGGGGAGTTCGTCCGAGAAATCGACGTGGTTGTGCCTTCGCAACCATCGGAGTCGAACCCACCGAAACCACAGCCCATCATCCAGACAGCCGCGGATGAAACCGAACTGCGTCCAGTCGCCACCTTCGAAGTCGAAGAGTGTGAAGTCGAACTCGGGCATCGTGTGGAGGCCGGACAAGTTTTGTGTCTGCTTGCCAACCATCAGCTGCTCAGTGTGGAAGGCCGAGCATTTCGTGATGAAACTCAGTTGCTCGAACGAAGTGCCAAAGAAGGTTGGCCAGTCGACATCGATTTTCAGGAAAATGAGGCAGCGGATTGGCCGCCGATCGAACAGATATTCCCGATCCGCTACATCGCGAACAATATCGATCCCGTCAATCGCACCTTTGGCTTCCGTATGCCGCTCAAGAATGAATCGCGCGTGGTCCAACACGAAGACGGCGTTCAACTTCTGTGGCGATTCCGACCGGGGCAAAAAGTACGAATCTTAGTGCGGGTCGAACGACTCGATGATGTCTTCGTTCTCCCGTCCGATGCTGTCACCCGTGACCTTGCCGAAGCCTTCGTCTTCACGCAAAACGTCAACACCTTTGAGCGGAAGCCCGTACGAATTCTCGCGGAAGATCGTCTGCACACGGTCATTGCTAACGATGGTTCCGTGATCCCCGGAACGTATGTCGTGCAGAACGGGGCCGCTCAGTTGAACCGCATGACAAAATCGCGAACTGGCAACGATTTGCCCGAAGGCTACCACATTCACGCCGACGGCAGCCTGCACAAAAACGAGAGCGAAGACTAG